From a region of the Drosophila ananassae strain 14024-0371.13 chromosome XL, ASM1763931v2, whole genome shotgun sequence genome:
- the LOC6503183 gene encoding O-acyltransferase like protein isoform X2 yields MMYLQRYVRLTPLVAFAILVYLKILPLLGDGPLFGQIGSGPYASCKETWHWTLLYVQNYFAENMCLSHTWYLAADMQLYIFTPFLLIALYKWGKKAAAGIFILMLLLASCLFSIMVIKNMSMSAGTEARRKLYYTANVRASPYLVGILFGYFLHLSRGKKFKLNPIAVLLGWLVGLGLLFTCITSVYHASNISIATEACYVTLTRIAWPLGLCWVVFACMNGYGYLANSFLSSPLWQPMSRLSYAAYIFHMFIESLNGGITRTSTYFSDYQVMLHFWGDLGFTMILSYLMHILVEAPFANLATILLSFKKPKTAPVEALQPKSPSIEETVEPPTDTHASNANTKENSLGDQPIEEGKEN; encoded by the exons ATGATGTATCTTCAGCGGTATGTGCGTCTTACGCCCCTCGTAGCTTTTGCCATCCTCGTCTACCTGAAGATTTTACCCCTTTTGGGCGACGgtccactttttggccaaataggCTCCGGCCCTTACGCATCCTGCAAAGAGACCTGGCACTGGACGCTTCTTTATGTGCAGAACTACTTCGCAGAAAACATG TGCCTGAGCCATACTTGGTACCTGGCCGCGGACATGCAACTTTACATCTTCACGCCGTTCCTCCTTATCGCCCTTTACAAATGGGGCAAGAAGGCGGCCGCCGGCATCTTTATCCTGATGTTGCTTCTGGCTTCCTGCCTCTTCAGCATAATGGTCATCAAAAACATGTCCAT GAGCGCTGGTACGGAGGCCAGAAGAAAATTGTATTATACGGCGAACGTGCGGGCGTCGCCGTATCTAGTTGGAATTCTTTTTGGTTACTTTCTGCACCTGAGCCGCGGCAAAAAGTTCAAGTTGAACCCCATCGCAGTGCTGCTGGGCTGGTTGGTCGGGCTTGGTCTGCTATTCACCTGCATTACATCGGTGTACCATGCCAGTAATATTTCGATTGCTACGGAGGCCTGTTATGTGACCCTCACCCGCATCGCCTGGCCCCTGGGCCTCTGCTGGGTTGTTTTCGCCTGTATGAACGGATACGGCTATTTGGCAAACAGCTTTCTCTCGTCCCCCCTGTGGCAGCCGATGTCCAGGCTCTCATATGCCGCCTACATCTTCCACATGTTCATAGAGTCCCTTAACGGTGGGATTACTCGCACCAGCACCTATTTCAGCGACTACCAAGTG ATGCTACACTTCTGGGGAGATCTTGGCTTTACGATGATTCTTTCTTACCTGATGCACATCCTGGTCGAGGCGCCCTTCGCCAACTTGGCGACCATTCTGTTGAGCTTCAAGAAGCCAAAGACCGCACCGGttgaagctcttcagcccaAATCACCATCAATCGAAGAAACTGTCGAACCTCCCACTGACACTCATGCAAGTAATGCTAATACAAAGGAAAACTCTCTTGGAGATCAACCGATTGAagaaggaaaggaaaattaa
- the LOC6502912 gene encoding nose resistant to fluoxetine protein 6 gives MAFTELNNAKMRLSLSSLLGPSSWTCVLLALVLGQGLPPVGAYSSENLLTWMQASNFGLQVLQYALNDTESSTGDEAGCLVEVQALLSSAGAQALQALRVLDAWGKFPQGLLYGHFTDLGNYESCLSSSYQSVGSAPKYCLSHIQFKSLLLEGIGSEALSLNIGTCIPSSCSAAQLNRWLHSHLRSMFGESGDPTEESDVLVQEQSCSVAQAAPMDGLDWFAVAIFACLGTVVLVATLLDYGKAAGKLIGAFSLRQNVPQLFATSTSPSPRVIPCLHGIRCLTILWIIFGHGYMFLLQAPNINSYEIVAWAQTPSSMLLQSGSISVDTFFLLSGMLLVLTTLREMEKNQGHLHVPLMYLHRLVRLTPVLALAVLFFMTLFPRLDNGPLWQQFTGASELCKDTWWATLLYVQNYAAPGRMCLGHSWYLAVDMQLYVLSPILLIALHKWGKRAVGGIVVLILLLFGCVFSIIMLNELQVFDRRGNLGADSPQMRLIYYTTHARATPWLIGLLFGHFLHTQGGRKARLPRWMTPLMWLLCLGLLASALFAVFPYTQPGAGAISPVAGAFYMCCSRIAWPLALCWLIWACQNGLAPGIDSLLGWYLWQPLSKLSYCLYIWHLLVETVNVARTKSSLHFSDYDAFLRFWSDFGVTLLVSLVMYLFVEMPVVRVELELLRRFRKPKVDPAAAVDAPVVPPATSISRQNLVDP, from the exons ATGGCATTCACGGAACTGAACAACGCGAAAATGCGGCTCTCCTTATCCTCACTCCTTGGACCCTCCTCTTGGACCTGTGTACTCCTTGCACTGGTCCTTGGGCAGGGACTGCCCCCAGTCGGGGCCTACAGCTCGGAAAACCTGCTCACCTGGATGCAGGCCAGCAACTTCGGCCTCCAGGTGCTCCAGTATGCCCTCAACGACACCGAATCCTCCACGGGCGACGAGGCGGGTTGTCTGGTGGAAGTGCAAGCGCTCCTGTCCTCGGCGGGGGCCCAGGCTTTGCAGGCTCTCCGAG TGCTCGACGCCTGGGGAAAGTTTCCGCAGGGACTTCTCTACGGCCACTTTACCGACCTGGGCAACTATGAGTCCTGCCTTAGTTCCAGCTACCAGTCCGTGGGAAGTGCGCCCAAGTACTGCCTCAGCCACATCCAGTTCAAGAGCCTGCTCCTGGAGGGCATAGGATCGGAAGCGCTCTCTCTCAATATAGGCACTTGCATTCCCTCGTCCTGCAGTGCTGCCCAGCTGAACCGGTGGCTGCACTCCCACCTTAGGTCCATGTTTGGAGAGTCCGGGGATCCGACGGAAGAAAGTGATGTCCTGGTGCAGGAGCAGTCCTGTTCGGTGGCCCAGGCCGCGCCCATGGACGGCCTCGACTGGTTTGCGGT tGCCATTTTTGCCTGTCTGGGCACAGTAGTGCTAGTAGCCACTCTCTTGGACTACGGGAAAG CTGCTGGAAAGCTGATTGGGGCCTTTTCCTTGCGCCAGAATGTACCCCAGCTGTTTGCCACCTCGACATCGCCATCGCCCCGGGTGATCCCCTGCCTGCATGGAATCCGATGCCTGACTATCCTCTGGATAATCTTTGGCCATGGATACATGTTCCTGCTACAGGCGCCGAACATAAACTCCTACGAAATCGTAGCCTGGGCCCAAACCCCCTCTTCCATGCTCCTCCAAAGCGGGAGCATCTCTGTGGACACCTTCTTTCTGCTTAGTGGCATGCTCCTCGTGCTGACAACGTTGCGAGAGATGGAAAA AAACCAGGGACACCTTCACGTGCCACTGATGTACCTCCACCGACTGGTGCGCCTGACCCCTGTCCTGGCTCTGGCGGTACTCTTCTTCATGACCCTCTTTCCCCGCCTAGACAACGGCCCCCTTTGGCAGCAGTTCACGGGCGCATCGGAGCTTTGCAAGGACACCTGGTGGGCCACCCTGCTATACGTCCAGAACTACGCAGCCCCTGGTCGTATG TGCCTGGGCCATTCCTGGTACCTTGCCGTGGACATGCAGCTGTACGTTCTGTCGCCCATCCTTCTGATCGCTCTTCACAAGTGGGGAAAGCGGGCCGTGGGAGGCATTGTGGTGCTCATTTTGCTACTCTTCGGTTGCGTCTTCAGCATAATCATGCTGAATGAGCTTCAGGTGTTCGATCGTCGAGG AAACCTCGGTGCCGACAGTCCCCAGATGCGCCTCATCTACTATACCACGCACGCCCGGGCCACGCCGTGGCTAATTGGGCTGCTGTTCGGACACTTTCTGCACACCCAGGGCGGACGCAAGGCTCGCCTGCCCAGGTGGATGACCCCCCTGATGTGGCTGCTTTGCCTCGGCCTCCTGGCGAGTGCCTTGTTTGCCGTGTTTCCATACACCCAGCCCGGAGCCGGAGCCATCTCACCGGTGGCCGGCGCCTTCTACATGTGCTGCAGTCGCATTGCCTGGCCCCTGGCGCTGTGCTGGCTCATCTGGGCCTGCCAGAACGGACTGGCCCCCGGAATCGACAGCCTGCTTGGGTGGTATCTCTGGCAGCCCCTGTCCAAGCTGTCCTACTGCCTTTATATCTGGCACCTGCTGGTGGAGACGGTGAACGTAGCCCGGACCAAATCGAGTTTGCACTTTTCCGACTACGACGCG TTCCTTCGTTTCTGGTCGGACTTTGGCGTCACCCTGCTGGTGTCCCTGGTCATGTACTTATTCGTAGAGATGCCTGTAGTGCGAGTCGAACTGGAGCTGCTGCGCAGGTTCCGCAAGCCGAAAGTAGACCCTGCAGCGGCTGTGGATGCCCCCGTCGTACCACCAGCCACAAGTATTTCCCGCCAGAACTTAGTGGATCCCTAA
- the LOC6503185 gene encoding nose resistant to fluoxetine protein 6 — MVVTLVSLFIICLASLGAAEGPGLTEYHQLKKLHFLERMFNPEAHEGPTMADYQQLMKLRSLGMEFFHQFKNISTTEPQFLDGLARAETSCLLDMKQFMEDLTSAKFWAISMIDSWGTIPSGYLYGNRVDMGNYDQCLSVDRTVSDSHHIKGKYCMMELPVAKWLGFNAPILSMTNIKTALCFPSSCSPEFMETLMGLVLKGLLGVSNTRSLFFIDQESCKINDDPPLSTPAILTIVLVAVFCGLAVLCTACDYFWYQDRSKLPRMVKVFSVRTNSKDLFAIVDPKSSPNVIHCIHGLRCMSLIWVILGHEYTDTAMAYTVNRIKIISWFPKPFSSFIIYAPFSVDTFFFMTGLLLVVIGLRSLERANGKLNIPMMYLHRYLRLAPIVAVAILVYLHLLPLISKGPVSEDLAVFDYSVCSNNWYRNMLFVQNYASVSEICLPHTWYLAVDMQLYILAPFVLLALYKWGTKAAGAILVLMLLLSACLFTTIMTNDFKITFLHGGQVPEVQKKLYFATHNHAAPWLVGTLFGYFMHRIRGVKIELKWPAVWAGWLLCLAMMFTAIFSMLKFNKILNPAPTTLESALFYTLTRIGWPLALCWVVFACVHRYGGLANSFLSSPVWQPLSRISYSAYIWHIFIQELNHRRTRTNTYFSDYDAMLNFWGGFGFTLIMAYAFYVTIEAPLAGLEGLLLPSRKKPAKPRENGEQPQNKEDAQKSQSEDQNAILPEATQPDLELAAPISIESRDNQQKSD; from the exons ATGGTCGTTACTTTGGTTTCTCTGTTTATAATTTGCTTGGCTTCACTGGGGGCGGCGGAAGGCCCAGGATTGACCGAGTACCATCAGCTGAAGAAACTTCATTTTCTGGAACGTATGTTCAACCCCGAAGCCCATGAAGGACCTACAATGGCAGACTACCAACAACTTATGAAGCTTCGCTCATTGGGTATGGAGTTTTTCCACCAATTCAAGAACATTTCAACAACGGAACCCCAATTTCTTGACGGATTGGCAAGGGCAGAGACCTCATGTTTATTGGACATGAAACAGTTCATGGAGGACCTGACGTCGGCCAAATTTTGGGCCATATCCA TGATAGATTCTTGGGGCACCATACCCTCCGGATACTTGTACGGCAACCGCGTCGACATGGGCAACTACGATCAGTGTCTTAGTGTAGACAGGACGGTCAGCGATTCGCATCACATCAAGGGAAAGTATTGTATGATGGAGCTGCCCGTTGCTAAGTGGCTGGGATTTAACGCCCCGATCTTGTCGATGACCAACATAAAGACCGCTTTATGCTTCCCATCCTCTTGCTCTCCGGAGTTCATGGAGACCCTAATGGGTTTGGTGCTTAAAGGACTTCTCGGAGTGAGCAACACCCGCAGCTTGTTTTTCATTGATCAGGAAAGCTGCAAGATAAACGATGACCCGCCTTTGAGTACGCCCGCAATCTTGACCAT TGTTCTTGTGGCCGTTTTTTGTGGACTGGCCGTTCTCTGCACTGCCTGCGACTATTTCTGGTATCAGGATCGAA GCAAGCTCCCGAGGATGGTCAAGGTGTTCTCAGTACGCACCAATTCCAAGGACCTTTTTGCCATCGTAGACCCCAAGTCAAGCCCCAACGTCATCCACTGCATTCACGGATTACGCTGTATGTCGCTAATTTGGGTGATTCTGGGTCACGAGTATACTGACACTGCAATGGCGTACACCGTCAACCGGATAAAAATCATATCGTGGTTTCCGAAGCCCTTCTCTAGCTTCATTATCTATGCTCCCTTCTCGGTGGACACGTTTTTCTTTATGACTGGCCTGCTTCTAGTTGTCATCGGACTACGTTCCCTAGAGAG GGCGAACGGGAAACTGAACATACCGATGATGTACCTACATCGCTATTTGCGCCTAGCCCCGATCGTCGCTGTGGCTATCCTGGTCTACTTGCACCTGTTACCGCTTATTTCCAAGGGCCCAGTGTCTGAGGACCTTGCCGTATTTGATTACTCCGTTTGCAGCAATAACTGGTACCGCAATATGCTCTTTGTGCAGAATTACGCCTCTGTATCGGAGATT TGTCTTCCGCACACCTGGTACCTGGCCGTGGACATGCAACTTTACATCCTGGCACCCTTCGTGCTTCTTGCTTTGTACAAGTGGGGCACGAAGGCGGCCGGAGCTATCCTAGTCTTAATGCTGCTACTCTCCGCTTGCCTCTTTACTACAATAATGACCAACGACTTCAAAATAACCTTCTT ACACGGCGGTCAGGTCCCAGAAGTGCAGAAGAAGCTGTACTTTGCGACACACAACCATGCAGCCCCCTGGCTGGTTGGAACCCTCTTTGGATACTTTATGCACCGTATCCGAGGTGTGAAAATCGAACTCAAGTGGCCGGCGGTCTGGGCAGGATGGCTTCTTTGCCTGGCCATGATGTTTACGGCCATATTCTCGATGTTAAAGTTTAACAAGATCCTGAACCCAGCGCCAACGACCCTGGAAAGCGCCTTGTTCTACACACTCACTCGAATAGGCTGGCCCTTGGCCTTATGCTGGGTGGTCTTCGCCTGCGTCCACCGATACGGGGGCCTGGCCAACAGCTTCCTGTCTTCGCCTGTGTGGCAGCCCCTCTCTAGGATCTCCTACTCCGCCTATATCTGGCACATTTTCATTCAGGAATTGAACCATAGACGAACTCGCACGAACACCTATTTTTCGGACTACGATGCG aTGCTGAACTTCTGGGGAGGCTTCGGTTTCACTCTTATAATGGCATATGCATTCTATGTGACTATTGAGGCTCCCTTGGCGGGACTCGAGGGACTCCTCTTGCCAAGTCGGAAGAAGCCGGCGAAACCAAGAGAGAACGGAGAGCAGCCTCAAAATAAGGAGGATGCACAAAAGTCTCAGTCAGAGGATCAAAATGCAATTCTGCCAGAAGCAACTCAGCCTGACCTGGAGCTGGCAGCTCCGATATCCATCGAGAGTAGAGACAATCAGCAGAAAAGCGATTAA
- the LOC6503184 gene encoding mitochondrial import receptor subunit TOM20 homolog B: protein MIPPLSVNLALGMGIALFLSYCVYFDRKRISAPDYKKRVHERRRRNRMKNATIVPCVNNQASLEEYFLSQMKAGEDMIKQSRVEEGLTHFTNAIVLCAHPAEVIKFLKSSLPRHVHKMLVRKLKSIRALPSTEPEDNSDDDKPLKG from the coding sequence ATGATACCACCGCTTTCCGTCAACCTTGCCCTTGGCATGGGTATAGCCCTCTTCCTGAGCTACTGCGTCTATTTTGATCGGAAGCGTATATCGGCTCCCGACTACAAGAAGCGAGTACATGAACGCCGCCGCCGGAATCGCATGAAGAACGCCACGATAGTGCCGTGCGTCAACAACCAGGCCTCCCTCGAGGAATATTTTCTCAGCCAGATGAAGGCGGGCGAGGATATGATTAAGCAGAGCCGGGTGGAGGAGGGGCTGACCCACTTCACCAACGCCATCGTCCTTTGCGCCCATCCCGCTGAGGTGATCAAATTTCTTAAGAGTTCCTTACCGAGGCACGTCCACAAAATGCTTGTCCGAAAGCTGAAGAGCATCAGGGCCCTTCCCAGCACAGAGCCCGAGGACAATTCCGACGATGACAAGCCCCTCAAGGGCTAA
- the LOC6502915 gene encoding nose resistant to fluoxetine protein 6 yields the protein MQLATLLLLCPLALVTANIREELLLPHLINVPSAPGDIVDPQTYLSTSRLRRLSVEFFSYYENFTASDLLQEIFGKRDSRLPTQEDAQCIADIALISRDLMATKLWALKVIDSWGFLPSGILTGNLIDLGNYDECLSINHAVTSSHSVKGKYCFSRYPLAPNISPLLALKTAVCFPASCSADIMDTMMRKLFRTLLNVELGEEDLLVTEDSCQTSEREPFDGLTIFIIVILSILATLTVLSTILDYFYNGKNTLNPLVKAFSARANCRFLFQIVETRSNPNVIDCLHGIRCLSFIWVVFGHDYLVYLYSPNLNYVDLHWWRRSAYSMLLQHAAYSVDTFFFLSGLLLVIIALRTMEKTNGKLNVPLMYLHRFLRLTPILAMAILIYTKILPRMGDGPLYGSVNFDDYSVCEKTWAWTLLYVQNYATNSICLGHSWYLAVDMQLYILSPLILIALYKWGRKGVAGIVMAMLLLASCLFSMMVINNISLMTQSDGAMEKIYFSTHTRASPYLIGVLFGYFLHVNRGKAFKLNWVAVVLGWAFSSALLLCCIFSVYGHESNFETPSMLQEAFYLTFTRIAWPLGLSWVVFACMQGYGGIANSILSSPLWQPMSRLSYSAYIFHMFVESLNAGLVRSNTYFSDYQVMLRFWADFGFTILLAFVAFIIIEAPFGNLERLLLPTKKTNPPTKAAHLKGESERGKEIETSGPAPVKDTRL from the exons ATGCAACTAGCCACCCTACTTCTTCTCTGTCCTTTGGCACTGGTCACGGCCAATATCAGAGAGGAACTGCTGCTACCCCACCTGATTAATGTGCCTTCAGCCCCAGGCGACATCGTTGATCCACAAACCTATTTGAGTACCTCCAGACTCCGACGTCTGTCGGTTGAGTTTTTTAGCTACTATGAAAACTTTACGGCGTCAGACTTGCTACAGGAGATATTTGGAAAGAGGGATTCCCGGTTGCCCACGCAGGAGGATGCGCAGTGCATTGCGGATATAGCTCTAATCAGCCGGGATCTGATGGCAACCAAACTTTGGGCCCTAAAAG TTATTGACTCGTGGGGCTTCCTACCATCGGGAATCCTCACTGGGAACCTGATAGACTTGGGAAACTACGATGAGTGCCTGAGCATAAACCACGCCGTAACCTCGAGTCACAGTGTCAAGGGAAAGTACTGTTTTTCGAGGTACCCACTTGCTCCAAACATATCGCCACTGTTGGCACTTAAGACAGCGGTCTGCTTCCCCGCATCCTGTTCTGCGGACATAATGGATACTATGATGCGTAAGCTCTTCCGAACGCTCCTCAATGTTGAGCTTGGTGAGGAGGACCTCTTGGTGACGGAAGATTCATGCCAAACCTCGGAAAGGGAACCATTCGATGGACTCACTATTTTTATCAT AGTTATCCTCTCCATATTGGCTACTCTTACCGTGTTGTCGACCATTCTTGACTATTTCTACAATGGCAAGA ACACCCTGAATCCTCTGGTTAAGGCCTTTTCGGCACGCGCCAACTGCCGGTTTCTGTTCCAAATCGTAGAGACCAGGTCCAATCCCAACGTCATCGACTGTCTGCACGGAATCCGGTGCCTGTCTTTCATCTGGGTTGTCTTCGGGCACGACTACCTCGTGTATCTGTATTCTCCTAACTTAAACTATGTCGACCTGCACTGG TGGCGTAGATCGGCTTACAGCATGTTACTACAGCATGCGGCGTACTCCGTGGACACGTTCTTCTTCTTAAGCGGCCTTCTCCTGGTGATAATAGCCTTGCGAACTATGGAGAA GACTAATGGAAAACTGAATGTTCCTCTGATGTACTTGCACCGCTTTTTACGCCTTACTCCTATTTTGGCCATGGCTATTCTCATCTACACGAAAATCCTGCCGCGAATGGGCGATGGGCCGCTATACGGATCCGTGAACTTCGACGACTACTCTGTTTGCGAGAAAACATGGGCCTGGACGCTCCTGTATGTTCAAAACTACGCTACAAACAGTATT TGTCTAGGTCATTCCTGGTACTTGGCAGTGGATATGCAGCTCTATATTCTGTCCCCCCTCATCTTGATTGCGCTTTATAAATGGGGCAGAAAGGGAGTCGCCGGCATTGTCATGGCAATGTTGCTTCTAGCTTCCTGTCTATTCAGCATGATGGTCATTAACAACATTTCGCT AATGACTCAGAGCGATGGGGCCATGGAAAAGATATACTTTTCAACACACACGCGGGCCTCCCCCTATCTTATTGGTGTCCTGTTCGGATACTTCCTTCACGTTAACCGAGGCAAGGCCTTTAAGCTTAACTGGGTCGCTGTTGTCCTGGGATGGGCCTTCAGCTCGGCTTTGCTCCTTTGCTGCATATTTAGCGTTTACGGGCACGAGAGTAACTTTGAGACGCCTTCCATGCTGCAGGAAGCCTTCTATCTGACCTTTACCCGGATAGCCTGGCCATTGGGCTTAAGTTGGGTGGTGTTCGCATGCATGCAGGGCTACGGAGGAATCGCCAACAGCATCCTCTCCTCCCCTCTGTGGCAGCCTATGTCACGTCTGTCATACTCCGCCTACATCTTCCATATGTTTGTAGAGAGTCTGAATGCCGGGCTCGTGCGGAGTAATACTTACTTCAGTGATTACCAAGTG ATGCTTCGGTTCTGGGCAGACTTTGGATTCACCATACTCCTCGCTTTTGTCGCCTTTATTATAATTGAGGCGCCCTTTGGGAATCTCGAAAGACTCTTGCTTCCCACCAAGAAGACCAATCCCCCCACAAAAGCTGCACACCTTAAGGGAGAGTCGGAGCGCGGAAAAGAAATCGAAACTTCGGGACCGGCTCCGGTAAAAGACACACGGCTTTAG
- the LOC6503183 gene encoding nose resistant to fluoxetine protein 6 isoform X1, whose translation MVSLLVVLCLSSLAMVSGQFDHQLAISKQPVGDLDAIQYATISKLRRLSVEFVELFPNITAADLTGDPSRAGLLAVQECQVDIALLTKDLASFKTWAVKMIDSWGFLPSGILMGNFWDLGNFDECIGIENVVSATHRVAGKYCLATSPLVLKTGVCFPASCSASQIDAVLKKLFQALLGEEFGQDVEIVSEDTCKTAEKEPYDGLTIFTIVLLSILGVLVASSTLYDYFYQENKIPNVVVKAFSARANSRALFRLVEPKSNPNVIDCLHGIRCLSFIWVVYGHDYLQYSSSPIINVLDAFSWLRSFFGLFVMHGVFAVDTFFFLSGMLLVVIALRTMDRTKGKLNIPMMYLQRYVRLTPLVAFAILVYLKILPLLGDGPLFGQIGSGPYASCKETWHWTLLYVQNYFAENMCLSHTWYLAADMQLYIFTPFLLIALYKWGKKAAAGIFILMLLLASCLFSIMVIKNMSMSAGTEARRKLYYTANVRASPYLVGILFGYFLHLSRGKKFKLNPIAVLLGWLVGLGLLFTCITSVYHASNISIATEACYVTLTRIAWPLGLCWVVFACMNGYGYLANSFLSSPLWQPMSRLSYAAYIFHMFIESLNGGITRTSTYFSDYQVMLHFWGDLGFTMILSYLMHILVEAPFANLATILLSFKKPKTAPVEALQPKSPSIEETVEPPTDTHASNANTKENSLGDQPIEEGKEN comes from the exons ATGGTCAGCCTACTTGTGGTTTTGTGCCTAAGCTCCCTGGCAATGGTGAGTGGCCAATTTGACCACCAATTAGCCATTAGCAAGCAACCAGTCGGGGACCTGGATGCCATACAGTATGCGACCATCTCCAAGCTTCGTCGTTTGTCAGTGGAGTTTGTCGAGCTATTCCCAAACATAACCGCAGCCGATCTGACGGGCGATCCCAGCAGAGCAGGACTCCTGGCTGTACAGGAGTGCCAAGTGGACATAGCACTCTTAACGAAGGATCTGGCGTCGTTTAAAACATGGGCTGTGAAGA TGATCGACTCGTGGGGCTTCCTGCCCTCTGGCATACTAATGGGAAACTTTTGGGACCTGGGAAACTTCGACGAGTGTATCGGCATCGAGAACGTTGTGTCCGCCACACATAGAGTGGCTGGAAAGTACTGCCTCGCCACCTCGCCGCTGGTCCTCAAGACGGGTGTCTGCTTTCCCGCATCCTGTTCCGCCTCCCAAATAGACGCGGTACTGAAAAAGCTGTTTCAAGCCCTACTTGGCGAGGAGTTTGGTCAGGACGTGGAGATAGTGAGTGAAGACACATGCAAGACCGCGGAGAAAGAGCCATACGACGGCCTTACTATATTCACCAT CGTTCTTCTATCTATTCTGGGTGTTTTGGTGGCTTCAAGCACGCTTTATGACTACTTCTATCAGGAAAACA AAATCCCTAATGTCGTGGTCAAGGCGTTCTCGGCACGTGCCAACTCCAGGGCACTCTTTCGGTTGGTGGAGCCCAAGTCGAACCCCAATGTCATAGACTGCCTGCATGGAATTCGGTGCCTGTCATTTATCTGGGTGGTTTATGGCCACGACTACCTTCAGTACTCTTCATCCCCCATTATTAACGTGCTGGACGCATTTTCG TGGTTGAGGTCCTTTTTTGGTCTATTTGTAATGCACGGAGTCTTCGCTGTCGATACGTTCTTCTTTTTGAGTGGTATGCTGCTTGTTGTTATTGCACTTCGCACAATGGATAG GACCAAGGGCAAGCTCAACATCCCCATGATGTATCTTCAGCGGTATGTGCGTCTTACGCCCCTCGTAGCTTTTGCCATCCTCGTCTACCTGAAGATTTTACCCCTTTTGGGCGACGgtccactttttggccaaataggCTCCGGCCCTTACGCATCCTGCAAAGAGACCTGGCACTGGACGCTTCTTTATGTGCAGAACTACTTCGCAGAAAACATG TGCCTGAGCCATACTTGGTACCTGGCCGCGGACATGCAACTTTACATCTTCACGCCGTTCCTCCTTATCGCCCTTTACAAATGGGGCAAGAAGGCGGCCGCCGGCATCTTTATCCTGATGTTGCTTCTGGCTTCCTGCCTCTTCAGCATAATGGTCATCAAAAACATGTCCAT GAGCGCTGGTACGGAGGCCAGAAGAAAATTGTATTATACGGCGAACGTGCGGGCGTCGCCGTATCTAGTTGGAATTCTTTTTGGTTACTTTCTGCACCTGAGCCGCGGCAAAAAGTTCAAGTTGAACCCCATCGCAGTGCTGCTGGGCTGGTTGGTCGGGCTTGGTCTGCTATTCACCTGCATTACATCGGTGTACCATGCCAGTAATATTTCGATTGCTACGGAGGCCTGTTATGTGACCCTCACCCGCATCGCCTGGCCCCTGGGCCTCTGCTGGGTTGTTTTCGCCTGTATGAACGGATACGGCTATTTGGCAAACAGCTTTCTCTCGTCCCCCCTGTGGCAGCCGATGTCCAGGCTCTCATATGCCGCCTACATCTTCCACATGTTCATAGAGTCCCTTAACGGTGGGATTACTCGCACCAGCACCTATTTCAGCGACTACCAAGTG ATGCTACACTTCTGGGGAGATCTTGGCTTTACGATGATTCTTTCTTACCTGATGCACATCCTGGTCGAGGCGCCCTTCGCCAACTTGGCGACCATTCTGTTGAGCTTCAAGAAGCCAAAGACCGCACCGGttgaagctcttcagcccaAATCACCATCAATCGAAGAAACTGTCGAACCTCCCACTGACACTCATGCAAGTAATGCTAATACAAAGGAAAACTCTCTTGGAGATCAACCGATTGAagaaggaaaggaaaattaa